The following coding sequences lie in one Drosophila sulfurigaster albostrigata strain 15112-1811.04 chromosome 2R, ASM2355843v2, whole genome shotgun sequence genomic window:
- the LOC133839661 gene encoding LOW QUALITY PROTEIN: parafibromin (The sequence of the model RefSeq protein was modified relative to this genomic sequence to represent the inferred CDS: deleted 1 base in 1 codon) codes for MADPLSLLRQYNINKKEIIERDNQIIFGEFSWPKNVKTNYLKYGSGKKGAPREYYTLECLLYLLKNVMLQHSVYVRQCAAEDIPAVNRPDRKELLAYLNGETPTCASIDKSAPLEIPTQVKRTADGDAASGETAAKKARFEETQVQKVREQLAARWDVNQKETAVNMDNIKSLSETMSVEKIAAIKAKRLANKRTTIKRTDNEEAMGTDLRAILDYDVDSTKDIISRERQWRTRTSVLQSTGKIFAKNIFAMLQGIKAREEGRQRPLVPNPIKMPEPQRIAKPQPQLSQYNRYDQERFNRQKEETEGFKIDTLGTYHGMSLKSVTEGSLAQRKAQANMPHGAGVTGATAGGARAAAAAVQKELLPAAQARQVSGANGPQKRPSRTPIIIIPSANTSLITMLNVKDILQELRFMSTTEKKQSGCQRESEVLLQRKRNNQTVSYRVVDNPIKLTQQDWQRVVAVFVMGPQWQFKGWPWDGNPVEIFSKICAFHLCFSELKLDANVERWSVTLLRLSQNKRHLDRAVLSKFWETLDKYMLKYKPDLRF; via the exons atGGCGGATCCACTAAGTCTTTTGCGGCaatacaatataaacaaaaaggaGATCATCGAGCGTGataatcaaattatattcGGCGAATTCTCCTGGCCGAAAAATGTGAAGACCAACTATCTCAAATATGG TTCTGGC AAAAAGGGCGCTCCACGTGAATACTACACGCTGGAGTGCCTGCTGTACCTGCTCAAGAATGTTATGCTGCAGCACTCAGTGTATGTGCGTCAGTGTGCTGCCGAGGATATACCTGCCGTCAATCGTCCTGATCGTAAGGAATTGCTCGCCTATCTCAATGGTGAGACGCCAACGTGCGCCAGCATTGACAAAAGTGCTCCGCTGGAGATTCCAACACAAGTGAAGCGTACAGCGGACGGAGATGCGGCAAGTGGAGAGACGGCGGCCAAAAAGGCACGCTTCGAGGAGACACAGGTGCAGAAGGTGCGCGAACAACTAGCGGCACGTTGGGATGTGAATCAAAAAGAGACGGCTGTCAACATGGACAACATCAAGTCACTGTCCGAGACGATGTCGGTAGAGAAGATTGCGGCCATCAAAGCGAAACGTTTGGCCAACAAACGTACCACAATCAAGCGCACCGACAATGAGGAAGCCATGGGCACCGATTTGCGTGCCATTCTTGACTACGATGTGGACTCCACCAAGGATATTATTAGTCGCGAGCGCCAGTGGCGCACACGCACCTCGGTGCTGCAAAGTACCGGCAAAATCTTTGCGAAGAACATCTTCGCCATGCTACAGGGCATAAAGGCGCGCGAGGAGGGACGCCAAAGGCCGCTGGTGCCCAATCCCATCAAGATGCCGGAACCGCAACGCATTGCAAAACCGCAGCCACAGTTGTCGCAGTACAATCGTTACGATCAGGAGCGTTTCAATCGCCAGAAAGAGGAGACCGAGGGCTTCAAAATTGATACGCTTGGTACGTATCACGGCATGTCCCTCAAATCGGTGACTGAGGGTTCGTTGGCCCAGCGCAAGGCACAGGCGAATATGCCACATGGTGCTGGGGTTACGGGAGCCACAGCTGGAGGAGCACGCGCTGCAGCGGCGGCTGTCCAAAAGGAGCTGCTGCCTGCGGCACAGGCGCGTCAAGTATCAGGTGCAAATGGACCACAGAAGCGACCTTCGCGCACGCCTATTATCATCATACCGTCTGCCAATACAAGCCTTATCACGATGCTTAACGTCAAGGATATATTGCAAGAGTTGCGCTTCATGTCGACGACGGAAAAGAAGCAAAGCGGGTGTCAGCGAGAAAGCGAAGTGCTGCTACAG cGCAAGCGAAATAATCAGACGGTCTCATATCGCGTTGTGGACAATCCCATTAAGCTAACCCAGCAGGATTGGCAGCGAGTTGTTGCCGTTTTTGTCATGGGTCCACAGTGGCAATTTAAAGGCTGGCCCTGGGATGGAAATCCCGTTGAAATATTCTCAAAGA TTTGCGCGTTTCATTTGTGCTTTAGCGAACTGAAACTGGATGCGAATGTGGAACGTTGGTCGGTAACGCTGTTGCGTCTGTCACAAAACAAGCGGCATTTGGATCGCGCTGTGCTGAGCAAATTCTGGGAGACACTTGACAA ATATATGTTGAAGTATAAACCCGATTTGAGGTTCTGA
- the LOC133839662 gene encoding protein FAM114A2, translating to MATKPDKKDEDANDWQQSDEDDNWDDWGDGDDDDEKFVHVEQQQQQPQQQQQLSNKNNNAKATETVSQTAAPPKASPPETAPTPSSSSSGWGLWGGKLSSVLSTASEGLGNITTHVNQGLNQIIGVPDPEEMARINAAEEAAKPASTPTEEQHTSDGGEEQKQDAAAPAFNLGIVTTLGTKVLNTGLDTLEGIGKKTMTILQDNDPKLMNKRKLLGLEANKPNLSAVLLEAKKDADQMEQSLQQLQLEKRKAQLRFDVLFENYCGLVHYEALEILSKESRLKLDTLLDAVSGNALSELQETISEVQELLELEDLECDSEGDYEAVELNERLLATIADADIGIKFDDVASHWTQCLSWLNSIEAIEADLEVSYEKSINALSEACALEMCKLHKIAELLLVKQHHSTANEVDGIVQLSKQFNAHLQGLTQRYAALLSSKKSADQEEECKKQVNTLFAEMLSGVKYIEQAYKLFTPILQMGAV from the exons ATGGCAACAAAACCCGATAAAAAGGATGAAGACGCCAATGATTGGCAGCAGAGCGATGAGGACGATAACTGGGATGACTGGGGagatggcgacgacgacgatgagaaGTTTGTGCAtgtggagcaacagcagcagcaaccacaacaacaacagcagctaagcaacaaaaacaacaacgcaaaagcaacagaaacCGTGTCGCAAACTGCGGCGCCACCAAAAGCATCTCCACCAGAAACAGCTCCAACGCCATCCTCCTCATCCTCTGGCTGGGGCTTATGGGGCGGCAAATTGAGCTCAGTGCTGAGCACGGCCAGCGAGGGATTGGGCAACATAACGACACATGTGAATCAGGGCCTGAATCAAATTATTGGCGTGCCAGATCCCGAGGAAATGGCACGCATCAATGCAGCGGAGGAGGCAGCTAAGCCAGCTTCAACGCCGACAGAAGAGCAGCATACGAGCGATGGAGGAGAAGAACAAAAACAGGATGCAGCTGCGCCAGCATTTAATTTGGGCATTGTGACCACATTGGGCACCAAAGTGCTCAACACTGGGCTCGATACGCTGGAGGGGATTGGCAAGAAGACGATGACTATACTGCAGGACAATGATCCTAAGCTGATGAACAAACGCAAGCTGCTTGGCCTCGAGGCCAACAAACCCAACCTGAGCGCTGTGCTGCTTGAGGCCAAAAAGGATGCGGATCAAATGGAACAatcgctgcagcagctgcagttggaGAAGCGCAAGGCGCAGTTGCGTTTCGATGTCCTCTTCGAGAACTATTGTGGCCTGGTGCACTACGAAGCCCTCGAAATTCTGTCCAAGGAATCACGTCTCAAGCTGGACACGCTGCTCGATGCGGTCAGTGGCAATGCTTTGAGCGAATTGCAG GAAACTATCAGCGAGGTGCAGGAGCTTCTGGAGCTAGAGGACTTGGAATGCGATAGCGAGGGCGACTACGAAGCTGTTGAGCTAAACGAGCGTCTTTTGGCCACAATTGCCGATGCGGACATTGGCATTAAATTCGACGATGTAGCTAG CCACTGGACACAGTGTCTAAGTTGGCTAAACTCAATCGAAGCCATTGAAGCGGACCTCGAAGTGTCCTACGAAAAGAGCATTAATGCGTTGAGTGAAGCCTGCGCCTTGGAAATGTGCAAACTGCACAAAATTGCCGAATTGCTGCTGGTGAAGCAGCATCATAGCACAGCTAACGAAGTCGATGGCATTGTGCAGCTCAGCAAGCAATTCAACGCACATCTTCAGGGTCTAACCCAACGCTATGCAGCGCTGTTGAGCAGCAAGAAGTCTGCTGATCAGGAAGAGGAATGCAAGAAACAAGTCAACACACTCTTCGCCGAAATGTTGTCGGGTGTTAAATACATCGAACAGGCCTACAAACTCTTTACGCCTATTTTGCAAATGGGCGCAGTTTAG